CGACATAAtggaaaaatcatttaaaatatcCCTTAGCATCGTACAAGCTGTCGATTTAGCATTACAAAATAATAAGCTGTCGTCTGCAAAGAGTAAGCAAGGAATAATAGGAGCCTTTGGCGTGACTTTGATACCAATGCCACTAGTTTTTTCTTGAGCGTGCAATAAGAGTTTCCGAGATAATACTTCCATACCAATGACAAAAAGTACCGGAGAAAGAGGGTCCCCTTGTCGTAATCCTCTTGTTGGAGAAATTATTTGCattgtattattatttattgCCAGAGAGTAAGATACTGTGGTGACACAAGGCTTGATCCAGTTAATCAATGTTTCATTAAAGCCAAATGCCCGTAAAGTAGCCCAAAGAAAATCCCAATCTACCCTATCATAAGCTTTTTCCATGTCTAGCTTTAAAGCTAGCCATCCTGTCTTATTTTTTGACTTATTAAACATATTAAGAACTTCTTGTACCATTAGTATGTTATCTTGGATTGCTCGTTCCGGAGCAAATGCATTTTGGTACGGACCTACtatctttttaaaaaaaggttTGATTCTATTGACCAAGATCTTGGCTATAGATTTGTAAATGGTTGTACATAAACTAATTGGTCTATATTGATGTGCCCTATTTGGGTTGTTTGTCTTAGATATCAAAGTAATAATCGTATGATTAAGTTGTCGTAGTAAAATTCTATGATGAAAGAAACCTCTAATGGCTTTGCATATATCTTGACCAATAATTGGCCAGTAATATTGGAAAATTTTTGGTCCATAGCCATCTGAACCGGGGGCTTTATAAGGTGACATGTCAAAAAAGGCGTGTTTGATTTCCTCATCTAAAAAAGGTTGTGTCAAATTATTATTATCTTCTTCAGAAATACAAGGTTGAATCCAAGGGATATTGATATTTCTTGAATTAGAATGAGCTGATTTGAATCTTGTTGAGAATTCTTGAAAGAATAAATTAGATATATCTTCTGGAGAGTCTACCCATTAGTTTAGATCATTCTGTAATCTAAAAATTTGGGAACGTCTTTTTCGAGTTTTCATTTTCTCATGGAAAAAGCGAGAACCTCGGTCACCTTGTGTCAACCATTGCTTACGAGCATATTTTCCCCAGAAGTTTTGGCCAAACGAGAGAAGTCGTTCTCGTTGTTTGACAAGTCGATGAAGATGGTGCTCAATATGATGATTTTCCGGGTAAAGTTGAAGTTGTACTTCTACATTTTTCAATTTATCTTGATTTAATGCAAGTTTATGTTGTATATTCCCATACTTACGAGAATGCCAATTTTTTAAGTCAGTTTTAAGCCGAGACAATTTCtgaaaaatacagaaaaatcTGGACTCGGAATGTTTATAAGCCCAATTTTTGgcaactagcttttgagcctcTTCATATAAAGTCCAAGCATTTTGGAATCTGAAAGACGAAAGCTTAGGTGGTCCGGAGTTATCCAAGTATAAGCATACCGGAGTATGATCTGAACACGAGAAATATTCATATGAAATTGCCGCATGAGGGAATAATTGTAACCATGTATCATTTGCTAGACATCTATCTAAACGTTCATATATGATATAATTTCGCATGTGTTTTTTCCATGAAAATGCCGATCCAATAGGGGGAATGTCATTCGCATTATTTAGTTGAGCAAAACGTTGTAATTTGAGGCA
This Spinacia oleracea cultivar Varoflay chromosome 6, BTI_SOV_V1, whole genome shotgun sequence DNA region includes the following protein-coding sequences:
- the LOC130463581 gene encoding uncharacterized protein; the encoded protein is MVSSANSQRLSRVLGYDNIRIVNPEGHCGGMWVCWNEKNIDIQIVSLQHRIAHLVITDKYKKGGCPSTLRRCLKLQRFAQLNNANDIPPIGSAFSWKKHMRNYIIYERLDRCLANDTWLQLFPHAAISYEYFSCSDHTPVCLYLDNSGPPKLSSFRFQNAWTLYEEAQKLVAKNWAYKHSESRFFCIFQKLSRLKTDLKNWHSRKYGNIQHKLALNQDKLKNVEVQLQLYPENHHIEHHLHRLVKQRERLLSFGQNFWGKYARKQWLTQGDRGSRFFHEKMKTRKRRSQIFRLQNDLN